A genomic segment from Corythoichthys intestinalis isolate RoL2023-P3 chromosome 2, ASM3026506v1, whole genome shotgun sequence encodes:
- the LOC130909517 gene encoding splicing factor U2AF 35 kDa subunit-like isoform X1 codes for MAEYLASIFGTEKDKVNCSFYFKIGACRHGDRCSRLHNKPTFSQTILIQNIYRNPQNSAQTADASRCAVSDVEMQEHYDEFFEEVFTEMEEKYGEVEEMNVCDNLGDHLVGNVYVKFRREEDAEKAVMDLNNRWFNAQPVHAELSPVTDFREACCRQYEMGECTRGGFCNFMHLKPISRELRRELYGRRRKRPRSRSRSRERRSRSKDRRRDRGGRRSRDRERSGRF; via the exons ATGGCGGAGTACTTAGCGTCCATTTTCGGCACAGAGAAAGACAA ggtcaattgttctttttatttcaaaattggaGCTTGTAGACATGGAGACCGCTGTTCAAGACTGCACAACAAGCCAACCTTCAGCCAG ACCATTTTGATACAAAACATCTACCGTAACCCACAGAATAGTGCACAGACGGCCGACGCGTCACGCT GTGCAGTAAGTGATGTGGAAATGCAGGAGCACTACGATGAGTTTTTTGAA GAGGTCTTCACAGAGATGGAGGAGAAGTACGGGGAAGTGGAAGAAATGAACGTATGTGACAATCTGGGTGATCATCTGGTTGGTAACGTTTACGTCAAG TTCCGTCGAGAAGAGGATGCTGAAAAAGCTGTCATGGACTTAAACAACCGCTGGTTTAACGCCCAGCCCGTCCACGCCGAGCTCTCGCCAGTCACTGACTTCAGGGAAGCTTGCTGCCGCCAGTACGAAATGGG AGAATGCACCCGGGGTGGCTTTTGCAACTTCATGCATCTTAAACCTATATCGAGGGAACTTAGAAGAGAATTGTATGGACGGCGACGGAAAAG ACCACGTTCTCGCTCGCGTTCCCGGGAAAGGCGCTCACGTTCAAAGGATCGGCGACGGGACCGTGGAGGACGCAGATCCAGAGACCGAGAACGGTCAGGAAGATTCTGA
- the LOC130909490 gene encoding uncharacterized protein LOC130909490 isoform X2 gives MLVRCWFGEFRFDMFGLPLRLTLLLWLGRTPSTRGKVISSTTVNGEAGQPLILSCNVSMAMGDSVHQVRWLDRHNKLLLAYQHRGTIHVSHKAPNVQLVSWQKGSSYINITRVQPEDEGCYRCVFDIFPTGSQEGSTCISVTTSVHQEGNKKAVRGKPTSLSCWYSLPERVLQVLWKKTAGQDGSITVASYSRSHYNVVTIQDEACYTCEFHTFPDGRKSATNCLSVYVLPDVKVTHVTSSSGVTEANCTSQSRPAAEITWSIGGNNQTLNTSLATLHSEDDGITTVTNTLLLPSGLLGKQSVQCIVHHQGLEEPLSVSLDSTLGEMRLAHLIVSYITVLSHSDVYLKPRCIKQKFKIEQNK, from the exons ATGTTAGTCAGGTGTTGGTTCGGAGAGTTCAGA TTTGACATGTTTGGACTTCCACTGCGTCTGACTCTCCTCCTCTGGCTTGGAAGAACACCCAGCACGCGAG GAAAGGTCATATCATCTACCACCGTAAATGGCGAGGCGGGACAACCTCTCATCTTGAGCTGCAATGTTTCAATGGCGATGGGAGATAGCGTCCATCAAGTGCGGTGGCTCGACAGACATAACAAGCTTCTGCTAGCGTACCAGCACCGCGgaacaatccatgtcagccaTAAAGCGCCCAACGTACAGCTCGTCTCTTGGCAAAAGGGCTCCAGCTATATCAACATAACCAGGGTGCAGCCTGAGGACGAGGGCTGCTACCGCTGCGTATTTGACATCTTTCCAACGGGCTCGCAAGAAGGCAGCACATGTATCAGCGTGACCA CCAGTGTGCATCAAGAAGGCAACAAGAAGGCTGTGAGGGGCAAGCCTACTAGCCTGTCCTGCTGGTACAGCCTGCCTGAGCGTGTGCTTCAGGTTCTGTGGAAGAAGACAGCTGGACAGGATGGCAGCATCACCGTAGCTTCCTATTCCCGAAGTCACTACAAT GTGGTGACGATACAAGACGAGGCGTGCTACACCTGCGAGTTCCACACTTTCCCAGATGGGAGAAAGAGTGCAACCAATTGCCTCTCTGTTTATG TTTTACCCGATGTAAAGGTGACCCACGTGACCTCATCGTCAGGTGTTACCGAAGCCAACTGCACCAGCCAATCGCGACCCGCAGCAGAGATCACATGGAGCATCGGCGGCAACAACCAAACTCTCAACACATCACTTGCTACCCTTCACTCTGAAGATGACGGGATAACAACGGTGACAAACACGCTATTGCTCCCGTCGGGGCTGCTCGGCAAGCAGTCGGTCCAGTGCATTGTACACCACCAGGGACTGGAAGAACCCCTTTCCGTGTCTCTCGACAGCACACTCGGTGAGATGAGATTAGCCCACCTAATAGTTAGTTACATAACTGTTTTGAGCCATTCAGATGTTTATTTAAAACCAAGGTgcataaaacaaaagtttaaaatcgAACAAAATAAATGA
- the LOC130909507 gene encoding uncharacterized protein LOC130909507 isoform X2, which translates to MGKSYQETTNILHRNETSITERGWWMYAYSVAGTIAFVIVVIFISVISMLWCKGDSERETQTGNQNLNLVNQPPSAKSEVTQTSSSSYIYSKVSLDDDNHTNSRTAEGDIVAYAALDHKRFPAASTRPRRPKEECSVYADIRV; encoded by the exons ATGGGCAAATCAT ACCAAGAGACGACCAACATCTTACACAGAAATGAAACca GTATAACCGAAAGAGGCTGGTGGATGTATGCGTACTCTGTTGCAGGCACAATTGCCTTTGTCATCgtagttatatttatttctgTCATTTCAATGCTGTGGTGTAAAG GCGACTCAGAGAGAGAAACACAAACTGGAAATCAG AACCTGAATTTGGTAAACCAGCCACCAAGTGCCAAATCAGAAGTCACACAAACCTCGTCCTCCAGCTACATTTACAGTAAAGTGAGTTTAGATGATGACAACCATACAAACTCAAGGACTGCGGAAGGAGACATCGTCGCATATGCCGCTCTTGATCACAAGCGGTTTCCCGCTGCTTCTACACGACCAAGGAGGCCAAAAGAGGAGTGTTCAGTGTATGCAGACATACGAGTATGA
- the LOC130909517 gene encoding splicing factor U2AF 35 kDa subunit-like isoform X2, with amino-acid sequence MQEHYDEFFEEVFTEMEEKYGEVEEMNVCDNLGDHLVGNVYVKFRREEDAEKAVMDLNNRWFNAQPVHAELSPVTDFREACCRQYEMGECTRGGFCNFMHLKPISRELRRELYGRRRKRPRSRSRSRERRSRSKDRRRDRGGRRSRDRERSGRF; translated from the exons ATGCAGGAGCACTACGATGAGTTTTTTGAA GAGGTCTTCACAGAGATGGAGGAGAAGTACGGGGAAGTGGAAGAAATGAACGTATGTGACAATCTGGGTGATCATCTGGTTGGTAACGTTTACGTCAAG TTCCGTCGAGAAGAGGATGCTGAAAAAGCTGTCATGGACTTAAACAACCGCTGGTTTAACGCCCAGCCCGTCCACGCCGAGCTCTCGCCAGTCACTGACTTCAGGGAAGCTTGCTGCCGCCAGTACGAAATGGG AGAATGCACCCGGGGTGGCTTTTGCAACTTCATGCATCTTAAACCTATATCGAGGGAACTTAGAAGAGAATTGTATGGACGGCGACGGAAAAG ACCACGTTCTCGCTCGCGTTCCCGGGAAAGGCGCTCACGTTCAAAGGATCGGCGACGGGACCGTGGAGGACGCAGATCCAGAGACCGAGAACGGTCAGGAAGATTCTGA
- the LOC130909507 gene encoding uncharacterized protein LOC130909507 isoform X1 yields the protein MNHSNSVAFVFLCAVLHLTLCFSYGDDCLETIIGDTNAYKAPIGGNLQINCTYKYATRSYQNCSVSWFKLENATFVPVTTDSLTDFKLIHLSHLEKILLLCFTNIQKSNAGLYRCKSGLTVGHNIEVTVYDQETTNILHRNETSITERGWWMYAYSVAGTIAFVIVVIFISVISMLWCKGDSERETQTGNQNLNLVNQPPSAKSEVTQTSSSSYIYSKVSLDDDNHTNSRTAEGDIVAYAALDHKRFPAASTRPRRPKEECSVYADIRV from the exons ATGAACCACTCCAACAGTGTCGCATTTGTGTTCCTCTGTGCAGTTCTTCATCTCACTTTATGTTTCAGCT ATGGAGACGACTGCTTGGAAACTATCATAGGGGACACAAACGCTTACAAAGCTCCAATTGGGGGAAACCTACAGATTAATTGTACCTACAAGTATGCTACCCGCTCTTATCAAAATTGCAGTGTCTCCTGGTTTAAATTGGAGAATGCCACTTTTGTGCCAGTGACCACGGACTCTCTTACTGACTTTAAATTGATACATTTAAgccatttggaaaaaattttgtTATTGTGCttcacaaatatacaaaaaagcAATGCAGGGTTATATCGCTGTAAAAGTGGACTCACCGTAGGCCACAACATCGAAGTTACTGTGTATG ACCAAGAGACGACCAACATCTTACACAGAAATGAAACca GTATAACCGAAAGAGGCTGGTGGATGTATGCGTACTCTGTTGCAGGCACAATTGCCTTTGTCATCgtagttatatttatttctgTCATTTCAATGCTGTGGTGTAAAG GCGACTCAGAGAGAGAAACACAAACTGGAAATCAG AACCTGAATTTGGTAAACCAGCCACCAAGTGCCAAATCAGAAGTCACACAAACCTCGTCCTCCAGCTACATTTACAGTAAAGTGAGTTTAGATGATGACAACCATACAAACTCAAGGACTGCGGAAGGAGACATCGTCGCATATGCCGCTCTTGATCACAAGCGGTTTCCCGCTGCTTCTACACGACCAAGGAGGCCAAAAGAGGAGTGTTCAGTGTATGCAGACATACGAGTATGA
- the LOC130909490 gene encoding OX-2 membrane glycoprotein-like isoform X1: MLVRCWFGEFRFDMFGLPLRLTLLLWLGRTPSTRGKVISSTTVNGEAGQPLILSCNVSMAMGDSVHQVRWLDRHNKLLLAYQHRGTIHVSHKAPNVQLVSWQKGSSYINITRVQPEDEGCYRCVFDIFPTGSQEGSTCISVTTSVHQEGNKKAVRGKPTSLSCWYSLPERVLQVLWKKTAGQDGSITVASYSRSHYNVDETLRGRLSLSKSLGDTQLSFQVVTIQDEACYTCEFHTFPDGRKSATNCLSVYVLPDVKVTHVTSSSGVTEANCTSQSRPAAEITWSIGGNNQTLNTSLATLHSEDDGITTVTNTLLLPSGLLGKQSVQCIVHHQGLEEPLSVSLDSTLGEMRLAHLIVSYITVLSHSDVYLKPRCIKQKFKIEQNK, from the exons ATGTTAGTCAGGTGTTGGTTCGGAGAGTTCAGA TTTGACATGTTTGGACTTCCACTGCGTCTGACTCTCCTCCTCTGGCTTGGAAGAACACCCAGCACGCGAG GAAAGGTCATATCATCTACCACCGTAAATGGCGAGGCGGGACAACCTCTCATCTTGAGCTGCAATGTTTCAATGGCGATGGGAGATAGCGTCCATCAAGTGCGGTGGCTCGACAGACATAACAAGCTTCTGCTAGCGTACCAGCACCGCGgaacaatccatgtcagccaTAAAGCGCCCAACGTACAGCTCGTCTCTTGGCAAAAGGGCTCCAGCTATATCAACATAACCAGGGTGCAGCCTGAGGACGAGGGCTGCTACCGCTGCGTATTTGACATCTTTCCAACGGGCTCGCAAGAAGGCAGCACATGTATCAGCGTGACCA CCAGTGTGCATCAAGAAGGCAACAAGAAGGCTGTGAGGGGCAAGCCTACTAGCCTGTCCTGCTGGTACAGCCTGCCTGAGCGTGTGCTTCAGGTTCTGTGGAAGAAGACAGCTGGACAGGATGGCAGCATCACCGTAGCTTCCTATTCCCGAAGTCACTACAATGTAGACGAGACGTTGCGGGGGCGTCTGAGCCTGAGCAAAAGCCTTGGCGACACACAGCTGTCTTTCCAGGTGGTGACGATACAAGACGAGGCGTGCTACACCTGCGAGTTCCACACTTTCCCAGATGGGAGAAAGAGTGCAACCAATTGCCTCTCTGTTTATG TTTTACCCGATGTAAAGGTGACCCACGTGACCTCATCGTCAGGTGTTACCGAAGCCAACTGCACCAGCCAATCGCGACCCGCAGCAGAGATCACATGGAGCATCGGCGGCAACAACCAAACTCTCAACACATCACTTGCTACCCTTCACTCTGAAGATGACGGGATAACAACGGTGACAAACACGCTATTGCTCCCGTCGGGGCTGCTCGGCAAGCAGTCGGTCCAGTGCATTGTACACCACCAGGGACTGGAAGAACCCCTTTCCGTGTCTCTCGACAGCACACTCGGTGAGATGAGATTAGCCCACCTAATAGTTAGTTACATAACTGTTTTGAGCCATTCAGATGTTTATTTAAAACCAAGGTgcataaaacaaaagtttaaaatcgAACAAAATAAATGA